One window from the genome of Chaetodon trifascialis isolate fChaTrf1 chromosome 20, fChaTrf1.hap1, whole genome shotgun sequence encodes:
- the ptpn11a gene encoding tyrosine-protein phosphatase non-receptor type 11 isoform X1 has protein sequence MTSRRWFHPNITGVEAENLLLTRGVDGSFLARPSKSNPGDFTLSVRRNGAVTHIKIQNTGDYYDLYGGEKFATLAELVQYYMEHHGQLKEKNGDVIELKYPLNCADPTSERWFHGHLSGREAEKLLTEKGKNGSFLVRESQSHPGDFVLSVRTGDDKTDSSDSKPKVTHVMIRCQHDLKYDVGGGEKFDSLTDLVEHYKKNPMVETLGTVLQLKQPLNTTRINAAEIESRVRELSKLAEATDKVKQGFWEEFETLQQQECKLLYSRKEGQRAENKNKNRYKNILPFDHTRVVLNDRDPNEPGSDYINANIIMVVSTVMPELDSKCNSTKLKKSYIATQGCLQNTISDFWRMVFQENSRVIVMTTKEVERGKSKCVKYWPDMSALKEYGAMRVRNVRETAAHDYILRELKLSKVGQGNTERTVWQYHFRAWPDHGVPTDPGGVLDFLEEVNLKQESILDAGPIAVHCSAGIGRTGTFIVIDILIDVIREKGVDCDIDVPKTIQMVRSQRSGMVQTEAQYRFIYMAVQHYIETLQRRIEEEQKSKIKGREYTNIKYSLSDLTGGEQSPLPPCTPIPTPTCTEMREDSSRVYENVGLMQQQKSYR, from the exons ATGACATCTCGGAG GTGGTTTCACCCCAACATCACAGGTGTGGAGGCCGAAAACCTCCTGCTGACCCGAGGAGTGGATGGGAGCTTTTTAGCCAGACCCAGTAAGAGTAACCCAGGAGATTTTACCCTCTCAGTACG GCGAAATGGAGCCGTCACCCACATTAAGATCCAGAACACGGGAGACTACTACGACCTGTACGGCGGGGAGAAGTTTGCCACTCTGGCAGAGCTGGTGCAGTATTACATGGAGCATCACGGGCAGCTGAAAGAGAAGAACGGAGATGTTATTGAGCTCAAGTATCCACTCAACTGTGCGGACCCCACCTCAGAGAG GTGGTTCCACGGACACTTGTCGGGCAGGGAGGCCGAGAAGCTGCTGACGGAGAAAGGCAAGAACGGCAGCTTCCTGGTgagagagagccagagccaCCCGGGAGATTTCGTCCTGTCCGTCCGCACGGGAGACGACAAGACggacagcagtgacagcaaaCCCAAAGTCACTCACGTCATGATCCGCTGCCAG CACGACCTGAAGTACGACGTGGGTGGAGGGGAGAAGTTTGACTCCCTCACCGACTTGGTAGAGCACTACAAGAAGAACCCCATGGTGGAAACTCTGGGCACCGTGCTTCAGCTCAAACAG CCCCTGAACACTACTCGAATTAACGCCGCAGAGATTGAAAGTCGAGTTCGGGAGCTAAGCAAACTAGCGGAGGCCACAGACAAGGTCAAACAGGGCTTCTGGGAAGAGTTTGAG accttgcagcagcaggagtgcAAACTGCTCTACAGTCGGAAAGAGggccagagagcagagaacaagaacaagaacagaTACAAGAACATTCTGCCCT TCGACCACACTCGTGTGGTGCTGAATGACAGGGACCCAAATGAGCCAGGCTCCGACTACATCAACGCCAATATCATCATGGTAGTATCTACCGTCATG cCGGAGCTTGACTCGAAGTGTAACAGCACCAAGCTGAAGAAGAGCTACATCGCCACTCAGGGCTGTCTGCAGAACACCATCAGTGACTTCTGGAGGATGGTGTTCCAGGAGAACTCTCGAGTCATCGTCATGACCACcaaagaggtggagagaggaaag AGTAAGTGTGTGAAGTACTGGCCGGACATGTCGGCTCTGAAGGAATACGGTGCGATGCGCGTTCGCAACGTCCGAGAGACGGCCGCACACGACTACATCCTAAGAGAACTGAAGCTGTCCAAAGTCGGACAG GGTAACACAGAGCGTACAGTTTGGCAGTACCACTTCAGGGCCTGGCCGGACCACGGAGTCCCCACTGACCCCGGCGGTGTGCTCGACTTCTTAGAGGAGGTCAACCTGAAGCAGGAGAGCATACTGGACGCTGGACCTATAGCGGTACACTGCAG TGCAGGCATCGGGCGGACAGGGACGTTTATAGTGATTGACATCCTGATAGATGTGATCAGAGAAAAAG GGGTGGACTGCGACATCGACGTGCCAAAGACCATCCAGATGGTCCGCTCTCAGCGCTCTGGGATGGTGCAGACGGAGGCGCAGTACAGATTCATCTATATGGCCGTACAGCACTACATAGAGACACTGCAGAGACGCATAGAGGAGGAGCAG AAAAGTAAGATTAAAGGGCGCGAGTACACCAACATTAAGTACTCCCTGTCTGACCTGactggaggagagcagagccCTTTGCCTCCTTGCACTCCTATTCCTACTCCCACCTGCACAGA GATGAGGGAGGACAGCTCCAGAGTGTATGAGAACGTGGgcctgatgcagcagcagaagagctACAGATGA
- the ptpn11a gene encoding tyrosine-protein phosphatase non-receptor type 11 isoform X2, translated as MTSRRWFHPNITGVEAENLLLTRGVDGSFLARPSKSNPGDFTLSVRRNGAVTHIKIQNTGDYYDLYGGEKFATLAELVQYYMEHHGQLKEKNGDVIELKYPLNCADPTSERWFHGHLSGREAEKLLTEKGKNGSFLVRESQSHPGDFVLSVRTGDDKTDSSDSKPKVTHVMIRCQHDLKYDVGGGEKFDSLTDLVEHYKKNPMVETLGTVLQLKQPLNTTRINAAEIESRVRELSKLAEATDKVKQGFWEEFETLQQQECKLLYSRKEGQRAENKNKNRYKNILPFDHTRVVLNDRDPNEPGSDYINANIIMPELDSKCNSTKLKKSYIATQGCLQNTISDFWRMVFQENSRVIVMTTKEVERGKSKCVKYWPDMSALKEYGAMRVRNVRETAAHDYILRELKLSKVGQGNTERTVWQYHFRAWPDHGVPTDPGGVLDFLEEVNLKQESILDAGPIAVHCSAGIGRTGTFIVIDILIDVIREKGVDCDIDVPKTIQMVRSQRSGMVQTEAQYRFIYMAVQHYIETLQRRIEEEQKSKIKGREYTNIKYSLSDLTGGEQSPLPPCTPIPTPTCTEMREDSSRVYENVGLMQQQKSYR; from the exons ATGACATCTCGGAG GTGGTTTCACCCCAACATCACAGGTGTGGAGGCCGAAAACCTCCTGCTGACCCGAGGAGTGGATGGGAGCTTTTTAGCCAGACCCAGTAAGAGTAACCCAGGAGATTTTACCCTCTCAGTACG GCGAAATGGAGCCGTCACCCACATTAAGATCCAGAACACGGGAGACTACTACGACCTGTACGGCGGGGAGAAGTTTGCCACTCTGGCAGAGCTGGTGCAGTATTACATGGAGCATCACGGGCAGCTGAAAGAGAAGAACGGAGATGTTATTGAGCTCAAGTATCCACTCAACTGTGCGGACCCCACCTCAGAGAG GTGGTTCCACGGACACTTGTCGGGCAGGGAGGCCGAGAAGCTGCTGACGGAGAAAGGCAAGAACGGCAGCTTCCTGGTgagagagagccagagccaCCCGGGAGATTTCGTCCTGTCCGTCCGCACGGGAGACGACAAGACggacagcagtgacagcaaaCCCAAAGTCACTCACGTCATGATCCGCTGCCAG CACGACCTGAAGTACGACGTGGGTGGAGGGGAGAAGTTTGACTCCCTCACCGACTTGGTAGAGCACTACAAGAAGAACCCCATGGTGGAAACTCTGGGCACCGTGCTTCAGCTCAAACAG CCCCTGAACACTACTCGAATTAACGCCGCAGAGATTGAAAGTCGAGTTCGGGAGCTAAGCAAACTAGCGGAGGCCACAGACAAGGTCAAACAGGGCTTCTGGGAAGAGTTTGAG accttgcagcagcaggagtgcAAACTGCTCTACAGTCGGAAAGAGggccagagagcagagaacaagaacaagaacagaTACAAGAACATTCTGCCCT TCGACCACACTCGTGTGGTGCTGAATGACAGGGACCCAAATGAGCCAGGCTCCGACTACATCAACGCCAATATCATCATG cCGGAGCTTGACTCGAAGTGTAACAGCACCAAGCTGAAGAAGAGCTACATCGCCACTCAGGGCTGTCTGCAGAACACCATCAGTGACTTCTGGAGGATGGTGTTCCAGGAGAACTCTCGAGTCATCGTCATGACCACcaaagaggtggagagaggaaag AGTAAGTGTGTGAAGTACTGGCCGGACATGTCGGCTCTGAAGGAATACGGTGCGATGCGCGTTCGCAACGTCCGAGAGACGGCCGCACACGACTACATCCTAAGAGAACTGAAGCTGTCCAAAGTCGGACAG GGTAACACAGAGCGTACAGTTTGGCAGTACCACTTCAGGGCCTGGCCGGACCACGGAGTCCCCACTGACCCCGGCGGTGTGCTCGACTTCTTAGAGGAGGTCAACCTGAAGCAGGAGAGCATACTGGACGCTGGACCTATAGCGGTACACTGCAG TGCAGGCATCGGGCGGACAGGGACGTTTATAGTGATTGACATCCTGATAGATGTGATCAGAGAAAAAG GGGTGGACTGCGACATCGACGTGCCAAAGACCATCCAGATGGTCCGCTCTCAGCGCTCTGGGATGGTGCAGACGGAGGCGCAGTACAGATTCATCTATATGGCCGTACAGCACTACATAGAGACACTGCAGAGACGCATAGAGGAGGAGCAG AAAAGTAAGATTAAAGGGCGCGAGTACACCAACATTAAGTACTCCCTGTCTGACCTGactggaggagagcagagccCTTTGCCTCCTTGCACTCCTATTCCTACTCCCACCTGCACAGA GATGAGGGAGGACAGCTCCAGAGTGTATGAGAACGTGGgcctgatgcagcagcagaagagctACAGATGA